The sequence aaccatttttatacaaattcaattacatattctgattttgacatatcagaattcaagtaaagctttagcaagtgttatcttcttaaaaTCACTACGTTAATGAATTATATTcatattctgtgatgaattatcacatcaaatcacagaaattatcattcattacttttgaaatttacaacattttttcaaccgttagatccattgatggatacatcttacgcttaaacacttcaactcCAAAATTTTGAAAACACCTCATAACTATAACCAAcgaattcagattcgttaaccttatgAAGGCTAATGAAGCATCAAAAGCTATAGATAGTCTTAAtagccaaaagcttgataataaagaattgtgtgttgaaaaagctcaaaagaaaatctggaactgaaaaacggattgagcaaaccatgaaggaaactgtggataaatcacaaggactaaacctgtaatcaaagaatctagatgatttgaTTTCTGATGAAAACCGCAAAAGATCTCTTTacgtattctaaatccttacagaagaattttttcATTATtcttcgatctcagaaattctaagatatcaccgtatctttaagtataaatatcctcgatatttctgaagataccttcataactattcttgtccgaaattatttatcactttgcACTAtccgtgttacataataaaggaaactgttttagtttctatatttctgtaacattcaagtttaaattatgaatgatttgaagtagtgttgggaattgaagcatgagttagtataatataatgatgtcaggccaacgtgattatattacagtaaaacatgctaaatttctaatggaacatgatgattcacagactttaCTATCATcagatgccatgttacacgactcttacattctacttaaactctgaacatatcaagaaaatatattcttgatagttctatcttcagaaattctggtaatttaacaaatcaaatcatgatattacgttcctttctgcttagaatagtaggtccattccgaaatttatacctacgaattctggaccattacttgcttttcaaaagcatgaagctccgacatataagggaaaatataaagcccgataacaacacggaaattacaaaccgtgtatatcaatgcgtatagcaacgtaaagacatgggagaattaaaaacactataaccccaaggtaatcgtagaagtaaacagattcctctggtgataaatgaaaaagaagaatgactgtatatatggtcaatataataacaaggaccaatacgggattgagcatattaacaatctTTTAAAtaagaattgaggaagaaagtatagaagtggtgaagataatgaaacggaagaagctaatttatagcgaaattccagacacagcaatcgaggcaattcaccgcatttaattaaagaaaatcctaatttccttaattaccggagaatcaaatcttataaagattatgaagatttctttaaatcccttgaattccggaaatcaactttagctatgtcaaaagttaagatgaacatttaatttcctcatttcactcttttctgatagcttcatttatactctttctataattgaatcattttatccatattatttaatgtcgataaaactctaattttcaactcatattcatcattcttgttgtaaagaatgacgatctctatcaaatttcatgactatgattttcatgaactcctctctattttgtctatcctaatattgtggcataaacgctcaaggtataaataagctcactattattaataacacatttcatgtgtattgaaatgcttgtatatcatcatcatctttttctgagaaaacctaatcaataacactcttgttaaatcctttagataacctccgcattaataataaaatgcacttcgtagaatttatggatcgtatgattttaactcttaaaacaaaacaatattctatctgttggaattcacgcaaggccccgagtatacctgggaacgtgaagactaaataaaacgaaaatatcctcacctgtttacaaacaacgccgactgatggcaacaactaaatttcgggacgaaatttctattaacagggggatactgtgataaccccaaaatttccgagttaatttaaacaaaaatccTTACATGATTTATCTAAACTTCGACAAATTTCGGtcacgaacaattattcgtaaataatAAGGCATTagtattaaatttattatattaatattattattattattaattaacaatattatcattggttgcaattatcattatcagtattgtcattattattaatattactattatcaaaattattattattattattaacattcatcatttattattattattattatgattaatatgattattaatatcattaacataatttatattattgttattattattagtaatatcacttttactaaaattattaagattattataaatatcattattattaattcttaacattaatattaatataatgaaatatcattatcaatattattattaccattataaaacaacttattaatattttcattaatattattattattattattattattattattattaacattattatgtataattattattatcattattattattagtaatattttgatattattattattaatataattattattattagaattgttattattaatatatttatttattattaatattaattaaattataagaCAAGAACCTAATACCTAATTTAGGTCGATtgattttttaatattattaatgatctgCTGTTTTTTTTATCAAAGTGATATCTGCTTTTAAATATTTATTCATCTCGTGATGTATTATTTTATTTTCTACTGGTTATAATTCTGTTTTtatctgtttttattttttatttcatctacttttaatttttttattatcttGTTTGATCGTGATATTCATATGGACACCCACAATTTGCATTATAAATTCAATATTATGGAATACCAGTCAAGTCTCACATTATCAACTATCAGATTCAATCTCCATTTTTAGCTTttaatttgttaaaaaaaaaagtaaaacagaTAAATACTCTGTACGCGTAATTGTTTTTGCAAAAGCTCGAATTCGATTCattttttaaaaatctaatattgcagtcttgttaggaatcgtttaatcaaactatctgcaaagtttgatcTCCCAATTCCTCGTAACGAttcttaattttgaagtcaaacttaaattttaaaaagtcaactgatttgttcttcgtaaaattcgagttcaatttgatgttttaagttcaattatggttacagaaagtttctaataaggatttaacacctttttcatgttgtaatcattGTTTAAAACTGTCTTATATTCGAAAATGAGGTTTGAGTTGTTCTTGAGTTTTCGCGTATTCAGCTACTgctgctgtgtttatttttttttggtAATTTAAATCTACAAAGTCTGATTGTTTATATTTCATTTACGAATTATAAATCATACTATTAGATTGATTGATGTTAAGATTCGTACTTGGATtgaattaagaagaagaagaagaaatataaAACAAAAATATACGGGTTAAATAAAACTGAATATgggttttaatcagaaaaacagactTGGCAGAATGGTTATGGGTGTTAGCGGGTtaccgagaggtcacgggttcgagtccggttcgtggcattttttttagaagggctcctaaggtagtttttctatattattattattattattattattattattattattattattattattattattattattattattattattattattaagtattagtattattattgttactatcattattattacaagtattatcatttaaaaattattagtattatctaatattattattattattagtactattattattgtattattactaattttatcattttaaatattattatcattatgattattattatgaaaataacgcaatctattaatattagtattcgtatcgttttattattattatcatcttattaaaagattcattttaattaaagttataatctttattaaaatttcatttaagttattattattattatcataaaaagatacaacttttatttataactattaatatcattttatcaaataaataattatatatatatatatatatatatatatatatatatatatatatatatatatatatatatatatatatatatatatatatatatatatatatatatatatatatatatatatatatatatatataagtatataaatagaaATAGAtaacaactaaatatatatataaatttgttcgattacgagtatatgtgttaatatatatatacttgatataggttcgtgaatccgaggacaactctgcacttgttcagtgccatcatacaatatttactacaaactatcgtatcgtatcgtgagttttcatagctccctttttatatatatttttgggctgagaaaacatgcgcaacttttataactgttttacgtttagacacaagtactcagttATTATTTATGCTGAATACGTGATTTGTCATGCTAAAtctctgccgtaatatcgttaattgcttggtgaacgcaaacttatttattatgaatagcgctactgagagtgacgtctctaactatttgactgatggtctttggttacataataatgattcaactgacactgactgttcaaaGTGTCGCGGGGTAAACTTTTgtctagtagcgatattacaaactgcagcaactctttttagattgatataattggtatcaatcaactttaaactgaaatcttgtggtctaatgctatattgaactattgatttatgataaacttatgaactcactcaacctcgtgttgactttttaaacatgtttattctcaggtacttaaatattgcttccgctgtatatctactgctttgatgatgattgcttgctatgcttggagtcttcattacatatcatatcaattaaacacatttaatgctctaaatacaatgtaatctatttatcttccgctggaaaaccaataaaacgtctcatatagagtcgttctcgtttatacaactgtgatttgatatacttagtcacaaataccccaggctctATTTGGAGGTCTGACAATATATCACTGAAGATTGTGAAGATATTTTTTGTTCATAAACCATCTAATGAACTAATATTATAAGTTATTTTAAAATATGATTtgacgttttaatattttaagaaGATATATTAGGTACAAATTTCACAATCTGTATATTTTTGGTGATTATGAAAAATAGTAAAAAAAATGGTTATACAAATGATAAGATTAGATACTAtacacataaataaatattatcaTATTCGATTCATGTAAACTgtcagaaaaaaaaatgaaaaaaaaaagaactATTTCATTTACATGTTTGTTAGTAGAAACTTGAAAGCTAAGTTGAGTTGGCAATAAAAGGGCAAATCGGTAATTTCATTAAACATTCGTCTATATAAACACTTGATTTGAACCGATAATATATTCCTTAAAAATCCTAAAAGAAACAAATAATGGAATTCCACATCACCACCACCCTCATCTTTTTCCTATACACAACCGTCGTACTAATTTCAACCGCCGTCGGCCAAGCTTTTCCACCGTCCTCCGGCCAAGCATTCCCACCGTCTCCATACGATGACACCGGTTACATCCGTACAAGTTGCGAAACAACTCGTTACCCCGAAACTTGTTTCGAGTCTCTCTCAAATTACTCAAGAACAATCCGTAATGACCCGGGAAGACTCGCCACCGTGGCTATCTACGTGGCTCTATCCAACGTCACAGTAATGTCTAATTACGTCACTAACGTTTCACGCGAAATTAACTCCGTCAACACGACAGAAACTGGAGCAATACGAGATTGTTCGTCTGTGTTTAAAGACGCGGTTTATGAGATTAAAAAATCACATAAGGAAATTAAAAGTTTGGGGTGGACAGGTGAGTCAGTTAGGTTCCAGCTCAGCAACGTGCAGACGTGGATGAGTGCTGCGTTGACTAATGAAGACACGTGTGTTGATGGGTTTGAAAACGTGGGTGATAGTGACATGAAGGCCGATATTTGTGGGCGTGTGGTGGTAGTTAAGGAAGTTACGAGTAACGCTTTGGCGTTAGTTAATAGTTATGCGGATAAATTATCGGTGTAAATATTAACGGTTAGTGATGTAATTTTTGCTTTTTTGATTTGATGTCAAATATATTTATTTTGAAGATACATTTACATATTTTGTTAAAATTTGGACATAGATTTTAATTTGATgtgtttgttaaaatgtttttattatttttttgattatgtgattatatatatgCCAAAAAAGCAAAAAGTATTGTATATTCGTATTGAAAGTGTATGAAATATGTATATAGTTGTACGTCGTAATATCGTATATATATGATTTTCGGTGTGTTTCTCATTAGTAATGAGATTCATGTACGTTAATATTTTGCTAGATATTATATGTAATTTGTAAATTAATGATATACTGTTatgttttttgtaagagttttatggttgttaattataagttataataacaacTTCAGAATGGCATAATCTTGAGTGGATCAGTTACTTAAATTTGGTTTctttattactccgtataattttttttctgttaaacgtataataatgttaataaacatTTTGAAGTTGTAACCAATCACTTTAAAAAACTATGTTTCACATCTTTTAAACTTTTTATATTGTGTCTCTGGAATATTAAAATTGGAGAGTACATTTTAACAGAGGTTTGGGAACGGATTTTGTACGAATAGAGGGGTGAATGggtgattgaaattgcttttagaggttttattattttgtcaatttGAGAGAGAATGTAGACTTTATTATTTAATCACTTCACTATCTTTTTGGATCTTTTTGGAGTTGTGGAAAGTGATGTAGTGGTGCGGAGTTGTTAATGGATCCAAAAGAGTGTGTAAGGAATTGAGGATCAACTCTCTAAATATTGATTGTGTTGTGAATAATGTGGtcgaaatataattaataattgagTAAAATAATAATGTATTAACAAAAAAACTATGTGATTGGTCGGAGAGTGTTGTTCTTCTCCATGGTGCGTCCAATTAAGAATGACAATGGATCGAGTAATGTCGTCTTCATATCTATTAAAAAAAATTTCATCAATATTCATATTCAGTTAATTTCAGTTCAACCATTCATATCTGTGGGTTAATGAATTTTTATTGAATATActaaaatgttataatattttataatatgcgataaaataaaatgtggtATAGCAATAACAAATATAACATGATATAATTAATGTATATCTATAataatgtgtaatctttgtcgaataTAATACACAATTTGTTAAATTACTATTAaatatagattatgaaaaatgaaatattaaaatgtacgttttattgtaatatatgtcAATTATTTCATTATAAAGttgaaaataaaatataaatttcaCGATAAATACATTTCTTATAGTAAACATgaaagcatatatctatatttatgtatttatatatgtatttaaaatgTTAATAGATATATTAATGAATTAAACTTTTCATCCATATATATGTACGTAAACATATATGATATTCTATGATAATATTCAtgtttttaaatatttaatataatatttattgaaaaataatatatactttaattaaaaaatatta comes from Rutidosis leptorrhynchoides isolate AG116_Rl617_1_P2 chromosome 4, CSIRO_AGI_Rlap_v1, whole genome shotgun sequence and encodes:
- the LOC139844615 gene encoding 21 kDa protein-like, yielding MEFHITTTLIFFLYTTVVLISTAVGQAFPPSSGQAFPPSPYDDTGYIRTSCETTRYPETCFESLSNYSRTIRNDPGRLATVAIYVALSNVTVMSNYVTNVSREINSVNTTETGAIRDCSSVFKDAVYEIKKSHKEIKSLGWTGESVRFQLSNVQTWMSAALTNEDTCVDGFENVGDSDMKADICGRVVVVKEVTSNALALVNSYADKLSV